One Pichia kudriavzevii chromosome 3, complete sequence genomic window carries:
- a CDS encoding uncharacterized protein (PKUD0C01620; similar to Saccharomyces cerevisiae YJL111W (CCT7); ancestral locus Anc_1.248), which produces MSYRQTPTIVVLKEGTDASQGRGQIISNINACLAIQDTLKTTLGPFGSDLLLVGGDGKTTITNDGATILKKLDVVHPAAKILVDISRSQDCEIGDGTTSVCLLASEILKHCKPYIEEGMSSNSIVKGLRDSVHLAVQKIKELEINLDEKSVDDEYDMLIKCALTAMNSKIIQQNGEFYSKLVVDSVLTLDRDDLDENLIGIKKLPGGAMEESLFIQGVAFKKTFSYAGFEQQPKTFQNPKILNLNVELELKAEKDNAEVRINKVEDYQKIVDAEWEIIMDKLNKIVESGCNVVLSKLPIGDLATQFFADRGIFCAGRVSSDDLERTHKAVGGSILTSVNDIKPEHDLGTCEKFEELQIGGERYNIFNGCPLTKTCTLILRGGSIKIIDEIERSLHDAIMIVKRALKNKQIVAGGGAIEMELSKYLRDYSHQVKGKKQLIIQSYARALEIIPRQLCENAGLDSIELLNKLRSLHANGEIYAGLDLDSDNVANNLEKFVWEPSVVKINALQSATEAAILVLSVDETIQNKDSEQASAAPVPRGRGMPMPAGM; this is translated from the coding sequence ATGTCATACAGGCAAACACCAACTATTGTTGTGCTTAAGGAAGGAACCGATGCATCACAAGGCCGTGGACAGATTATATCCAACATCAACGCATGTTTGGCAATTCAGGATACATTGAAGACAACTTTAGGTCCATTTGGTAGTGATTTATTATTAGTTGGTGGCGATGGCAAAACAACCATTACTAATGACGGTGCAAccattttgaagaaattagaTGTTGTCCACCCGGCAGCTAAGATTTTAGTTGATATTTCAAGATCCCAAGATTGTGAAATTGGGGATGGAACTACGTCTGTTTGCCTGTTGGCAAGTGAAATTCTAAAACATTGTAAACCGTATATTGAAGAGGGTATGAGTAGTAACTCCATTGTTAAGGGGTTAAGAGATTCTGTTCATTTAGCAGTCCAGAAGATCAAAGAGTTGGAGATCAACTTGGACGAAAAATCAGTTGACGATGAATACGATATGCTAATTAAATGTGCATTGACCGCAATGAATTCGAAGATTATTCAACAGAATGGGGAATTTTATTCTAAGTTAGTTGTTGACTCGGTTCTTACCTTGGATAGAgatgatttggatgaaAACCTCATTGGTATAAAGAAACTTCCAGGTGGTGCAATGGAGGAATCGTTATTCATCCAAGGTGTCGCATTCAAGAAGACATTCTCATATGCAGGGTTTGAGCAACAGCCGAAGACTTTccaaaatccaaaaattcTGAACTTGAATGTCGAACTAGAATTGAAAGCTGAAAAAGATAATGCAGAAGTAAGAATCAATAAAGTGGAAGACTACCAAAAGATTGTTGATGCAGAATGGGAAATTATAATGGATAAACTAAACAAGATTGTTGAGAGTGGCTGTAATGttgttttatcaaagtTACCGATTGGTGATTTAGCAACCCAATTTTTCGCAGATAGAGGAATCTTTTGTGCTGGAAGAGTGTCAAGTGATGATTTGGAACGTACACATAAAGCAGTCGGTGGTTCAATTTTAACAAGTGTCAATGACATCAAACCAGAACACGATTTAGGTACCTGtgaaaagtttgaagagttgCAAATTGGTGGTGAAAGATacaacattttcaatggcTGCCCATTAACAAAAACATGCACACTGATTTTACGTGGTGGTTCAataaaaatcattgatgaaattgagaGGTCATTACATGATGCAATCATGATTGTCAAAAGAGCTTTaaagaacaaacaaatTGTCGCTGGTGGTGGTGCTATTGAAATGGAATTAAGTAAGTATTTAAGAGATTATTCACATCAAGTCAAAGGCAAAAAACAATTAATTATTCAAAGTTATGCAAGAGCTTTGGAAATCATCCCTAGGCAATTATGTGAAAATGCAGGCTTAGATTCTATCGAATTGTTAAACAAGTTACGTAGTTTGCACGCTAATGGTGAAATATATGCAGGTTTAGATCTTGATTCTGATAATGTTGCAAATAACCTAGAGAAATTTGTCTGGGAACCATCGGTTGTGAAAATCAATGCATTACAAAGTGCAACTGAGGCTGCAATTTTAGTTCTTAGTGTTGATGAGACTATCCAAAACAAAGACAGTGAACAAGCATCTGCTGCCCCAGTACCTAGGGGAAGAGGTATGCCAATGCCTGCTGGAATGTGA
- a CDS encoding uncharacterized protein (PKUD0C01630; similar to Saccharomyces cerevisiae YOL111C (MDY2); ancestral locus Anc_3.65), translating into MSTEVQFANQFVQLLQVTKPTPEEQDAFLNGFRIQSVNSIPATLTFPPLKHPYIATSTKAESIENNEEEMQFSINVTFKSLKPPRFNISVSTDITTNTKFYHLKHVLANALKDQHIGIVDLADVKLMIRAKTMQDSDAVSTFLDGDKLALNVLVSKVKPLEEEVEHVEQVQKGVSDESWEKIRNVLLSDLEDVSKVDQLISSMKKLV; encoded by the coding sequence ATGTCTACGGAAGTTCAATTTGCTAACCAGTTTGTGCAGCTACTCCAAGTTACCAAACCTACTCCAGAGGAGCAAGATGCTTTTCTCAATGGATTTAGGATTCAATCGGTAAACTCTATCCCAGCTACACTCACATTTCCTCCGTTGAAACATCCATACATTGCGACATCTACGAAGGCTGAAtctattgaaaacaatgaagaagaaatgcaGTTTTCTATTAATGTGACTTTTAAGTCCCTTAAGCCACCAAGGTTCAATATATCTGTTTCCACAGATATCACCACAAACACAAAGTTTTACCACCTAAAGCATGTTCTAGCAAATGCGTTAAAGGACCAGCatattggaattgttgatttagCCGATGtcaaattgatgatacGGGCAAAAACAATGCAAGATTCGGATGCTGTCAGCACCTTTTTAGATGGTGATAAGCTTGCATTAAATGTTCTAGTCTCGAAAGTTAAGCCGTTAGAGGAAGAGGTGGAGCACGTAGAACAGGTTCAAAAGGGAGTCAGTGATGAATCATGGGAGAAAATCAGAAATGTTTTGCTTTCTGATCTAGAGGATGTTTCCAAGGTAGACCAGCTCATCTCTTCTATGAAAAAACTGGtatga
- a CDS encoding uncharacterized protein (PKUD0C01640; similar to Saccharomyces cerevisiae YOL110W (SHR5); ancestral locus Anc_3.66), protein MDEFYNYHEYACPENDNIIITHHPNPYTSDGTRVVRIPLLPEPSYPQFSTQLPGNEPAAIPSDANHFRGIYTWKGQHFGMGSISPLSNYITRAEFESIVTKINSLLWERFGNTWFNFWWVIINMLMYDLPRGSVRIWTFLTGTKDKLESYINEVNKRFDREDRNIRIVSPEKNGFVSLDWIIPSQAA, encoded by the coding sequence ATGGACGAATTCTACAATTATCATGAATACGCTTGCCCGGAAAATGATAATATAATAATCACACACCATCCTAATCCATATACGTCTGATGGAACACGTGTTGTTCGAATCCCACTACTACCTGAGCCTTCCTATCCGCAATTCAGCACCCAGTTACCTGGGAATGAGCCTGCAGCAATACCAAGTGATGCTAATCATTTTAGGGGGATATACACATGGAAAGGGCAACACTTCGGAATGGGGTCGATTTCACCACTATCGAATTACATTACACGAGctgaatttgaaagtatTGTCACTAAAATCAATAGCCTATTATGGGAGAGGTTTGGGAATACATGGTTCAACTTCTGGTGGGTTATTATCAACATGCTTATGTACGACTTGCCAAGGGGTAGTGTTCGAATATGGACGTTCCTCACGGGCACTAAAGACAAGCTTGAGAGCTACATCAATGAAGTTAATAAAAGGTTTGATCGAGAAGATAGAAACATAAGGATAGTTTCACCCGAGAAAAACGGGTTTGTAAGTTTGGACTGGATAATACCTAGCCAAGCTGCTTGA
- a CDS encoding uncharacterized protein (PKUD0C01650; similar to Saccharomyces cerevisiae YNL293W (MSB3) and YOL112W (MSB4); ancestral locus Anc_3.64), producing MHSRTTSAATAATGTTYGFLDYYTNATDEEDIEETENQVANTQQMEHTHMASAYITKHETKESIVESRRDFASLKERINSGMSIKESPLPFRKSAMKQSIKNSTTDRYGFQKTNQYISTKDYNDWWNEYCPYLIRRKAKWIKFLERNGLYYEPNLVPSRFPARSEEMARFVRKGIPAEWRGKAWFSFVGGVEKMKDNKGLYEALVNESTDLVNENTEAIEKDLHRTFPDNVYFKEQNSSMLDTLRRVLKCFSMFKPSIGYCQSLNFIAGLLLLFMNEEETFWMLVIVTEKFLPGVHESNLEGLSVNQGMLMLCLKQYLPDVWKIIMDNDDLGDIPDDDTSYLFFLPTLTFCTTSWFMSLFIGVLPIETTLRIWDIIFYHNSKTIFQVSLGIFKMLDPELRKFYCRAHGISTLFTHSDTDLTLKSTRLQENNRDVLGSDLFQLIQNTPKRVINTNLFIDTYVQNTFTQEEIRRCREFVVQSRQRHANLIDRRKELGMTHEERKELLKQERGVISGVWEERRMRTGLWNVGLNRRIKKIYSKGPPPK from the coding sequence ATGCATTCGAGGACTACTTCGGCAGCAACTGCGGCAACAGGGACAACCTATGGGTTTTTGGATTATTATACCAATGCAACAGATGAGGAAGACATTGAGGAAACAGAGAATCAAGTTGCAAATACTCAACAAATGGAGCATACACATATGGCATCGGCGTATATTACGAAACATGAGACGAAAGAATCGATTGTGGAATCACGGAGAGACTTTGCTAGTTTGAAGGAGCGTATAAACAGTGGTATGTCTATAAAGGAGTCTCCGCTCCCCTTTAGAAAATCAGCCATGAAACAGTCAATCAAGAATTCCACGACTGACAGGTACGGGTTCCAAAAGACCAACCAATAcatatcaacaaaagaCTATAATGACTGGTGGAACGAATATTGTCCATACCTCATCCGTCGAAAGGCCAAGTGGATCAAATTTTTAGAGAGAAATGGGTTGTATTATGAACCCAATTTGGTACCGTCACGTTTCCCCGCTAGATCGGAGGAAATGGCAAGGTTTGTCAGAAAGGGCATACCGGCAGAGTGGAGAGGGAAGGCGTGGTTTTCCTTTGTGGGGGGtgttgagaaaatgaaagacAATAAGGGGCTGTACGAGGCATTGGTTAATGAGTCCACTGATTTGGTGAATGAAAATACtgaagcaattgaaaaagatttACATCGAACTTTCCCCGACAATGTTTATTTTAAAGAGCAAAACTCTTCAATGCTAGATACATTGAGGCGTGTTTTAAAATGTTTCAGTATGTTTAAACCATCTATTGGATATTGccaatcattgaattttatTGCCGGTTTACTCTTACTATTTATGaatgaggaagaaacaTTTTGGATGTTGGTGATTGTCACAGAGAAATTTCTACCAGGTGTTCATGAATCAAATCTTGAAGGGCTATCTGTTAATCAAGGTATGTTGATGCTATGCTTGAAACAATATTTGCCCGATGTTTGGAAAATCATTATGgacaatgatgatttggGCGACATCCCTGACGATGACACCTCAtaccttttctttttaccaACACTAACTTTTTGCACCACAAGCTGGTTCATGTCTTTATTTATCGGCGTGTTGCCAATCGAGACAACATTGCGTATCTGGGATATCATATTTTACCACAACTCTAAAACCATATTTCAAGTTTCATTGGGGATATTCAAAATGCTCGATCCCGAGTTGAGAAAGTTCTATTGTCGTGCACATGGAATCTCAACTTTATTTACACATTCAGATACAGATTTGACACTAAAGTCCACCAGGTTACAGGAAAATAACAGAGATGTATTAGGCAGTGATTTATTCCAACTAATCCAAAACACACCCAAGAGAGTTATTAATACCAATCTATTTATAGATACCTATGTGCAAAACACCTTCACCCAGGAAGAGATCCGGAGATGTCGTGAGTTTGTTGTGCAATCTCGACAGAGGCATGCAAACCTTATTGACAGAAGAAAGGAATTGGGCATGACACatgaagagagaaaggAGCTACTCAAGCAAGAAAGAGGTGTCATCTCAGGGGTTTGGGAAGAACGTAGAATGCGTACTGGCTTATGGAATGTTGGGTTGAACAGGaggataaagaaaatatacAGCAAGGGACCTCCtccaaaatga
- a CDS encoding uncharacterized protein (PKUD0C01660): MYFPFPQFPPSSNQFNLVVDVEQQRSYGIYVLYEVNRNMNGKRIVIVHCGAGGKLPSSVERRLVRVVKKAFEAGVGDGHNDRFANIARVLEDSPLTNTGYGSNICSDGTVRCDSSVVQCTPRGMKMGSVVCNSSRYPMEDALSVMNESLRVSKEGIVSPMVKVGDLVPDPQLVSKLQQNVYERAGDTIGVLLFEEVDKEWIITTGSSSGGNIMRDWRRIGSAGIPGSGCWTETMDFDEGGTNVVSIMVSGQGEELIKRDFARYISKNMLKYINNEGMFVSDALEMSLNDMGRETRQLQWGVAGLAVIDGRPIGFFRGNSRSFVVGGSNSRVRLVQNSGYGEILL, translated from the coding sequence ATGTATTTTCCATTCCCCCAGTTTCCCCCCAGTTCCAACCAATTCAATttggttgttgatgttgagcAACAAAGAAGTTATGGTATTTATGTTTTGTACGAGGTGAATAGAAATATGAATGGGAAAAGGATAGTTATTGTGCACTGCGGTGCTGGAGGCAAACTGCCCAGTTCTGTGGAAAGACGGCTTGTGAGAGTGGTAAAGAAAGCTTTTGAAGCTGGTGTAGGAGATGGTCACAATGATAGATTTGCCAATATTGCAAGAGTGCTTGAAGATTCCCCCCTCACCAATACCGGGTATGGTAGCAACATATGTAGTGATGGTACGGTGAGATGCGATTCCTCTGTTGTGCAGTGTACTCCGAGAGGCATGAAAATGGGATCAGTAGTGTGTAACTCGTCAAGGTACCCAATGGAAGATGCCCTTAGTGTGATGAATGAGTCTTTAAGGGTTTCCAAAGAGGGTATTGTCTCCCCCATGGTGAAAGTGGGGGATCTTGTCCCCGATCCACAGTTGGTTTCTAAGCTTCAACAAAACGTCTATGAGCGTGCCGGGGATACCATTGGTGTGCTCCTATTTGAAGAGGTTGATAAGGAGTGGATAATAACTACAGGTTCATCCAGTGGGGGGAATATTATGCGAGATTGGAGAAGGATTGGTTCTGCCGGTATTCCTGGAAGTGGGTGTTGGACAGAGACGATGGACTTTGATGAAGGCGGGACAAATGTCGTGTCCATAATGGTCTCTGGTCAAGGTGAAGAGCTTATTAAGCGTGATTTTGCACGTTACATTAGCAAGAATATGTTGAAATACATCAATAATGAAGGTATGTTTGTTTCAGATGCTTTGGAGATGTCACTCAACGATATGGGAAGAGAGACAAGACAGCTACAGTGGGGGGTGGCCGGTCTAGCAGTTATTGATGGCCGTCCCATTGGATTCTTTAGGGGGAACAGTCGTTCCTTTGTAGTCGGTGGTAGCAATTCAAGGGTAAGATTAGTACAAAACAGTGGATATGGAGAGATTTTATTATAG